One Dromiciops gliroides isolate mDroGli1 chromosome 3, mDroGli1.pri, whole genome shotgun sequence DNA segment encodes these proteins:
- the GPR82 gene encoding probable G-protein coupled receptor 82, giving the protein MCYNSTCIEPSEASSLVLPIIYNLLCILGLLGNILSQGIFLRKIARKSSTHIYLINLVTANLLVCCAMPFMSAYFSAGYDWEYWSVKCQVVNFLGTLFLHVSMFVSLTILSWIAISRYATLMKNDLTQEENASFYEKIFYGHILKKFCQPNFAKKLCFFIWGAVLAIIIPVTVYYSAAELYPKDDKRCYSQKTECGGVISRIARFVGTAYIGFCFLVVLLSYYSFASYLRKIRKGTSITKKYSIYCSVKRHLLVIQFLLIVCFLPYSIFIPIFYALSKTNDSQQLNYLVEIKNFLLCLAAARSSTDPIIFLLLDKTFKRTLCNLFRKDNSQHETRSLHQIHHGNSEPQ; this is encoded by the coding sequence ATGTGTTACAATTCAACATGTATTGAACCATCAGAGGCCTCTTCACTTGTTTTACCTATCATTTATAACTTACTATGCATTCTAGGACTTTTAGGAAACATACTCTCGCAAGggatatttttaagaaaaattgctAGGAAATCATCAACACACATCTACTTAATAAATCTTGTGACTGCAAATTTGCTTGTATGCTGTGCTATGCCTTTTATGAGTGCCTATTTCAGTGCAGGATATGATTGGGAATACTGGTCAGTAAAATGCCAGGTAGTCAATTTCTTGGGTACTCTCTTCTTGCATGTCAGCATGTTTGTCAGTCTCACGATTTTAAGTTGGATTGCCATAAGCCGTTATGCTACTCTCATGAAAAATGACCTCACCCAGGAAGAAAATGCTTCAttctatgaaaaaatattttatggacaCATACTAAAAAAGTTCTGCCAGCCCAACTTTGCAAAAAAGCTATGTTTCTTTATATGGGGGGCTGTACTGGCCATAATAATTCCAGTTACTGTTTACTACTCTGCTGCAGAGCTCTATCcaaaagatgacaaaaggtgCTACAGTCAAAAGACAGAATGTGGTGGTGTCATTTCTCGGATTGCAAGATTTGTTGGAACTGCATATATTGGTTTTTGTTTCCTAGTGGTACTGCTGTCATATTATTCTTTTGCCAGCTATctgagaaaaataaggaaaggcaCATCCATTACAAAGAAATATTCCATTTACTGTTCCGTGAAAAGACACCTTTTAGTCATTCAATTTCTACTGATAGTTTGCTTTCTTCCATATAGTATTTTTATACCCATTTTTTATGCCCTAAGTAAAACAAATGACAGCCAGCAACTGAATTATTTAGTGGAAATAAAAAATTTCCTCTTGTGTCTTGCTGCTGCCAGAAGTAGCACAGATCCCATTATATTCCTTTTActagataaaacatttaaaaggaCACTATGTAATCTCTTTAGAAAGGACAATTCACAACATGAAACTAGATCTTTGCATCAAATCCACCATGGAAATAGCGAACCTCAATGA